Genomic DNA from Peribacillus sp. FSL H8-0477:
GAGAAAAAGACGAATTACTTCCGCTATTTTAGTGTAGCGCAATTTGAGGTAGACTCTACAGAAGCGAGTGATCAGCGTGACCTCCTTCCCTCGCGAGGTGTCCAATCAAATGATGCGAAAATTATTAAGCTAGCTGAATCAATTGTAAAAGGAAAAAAATCTGAACGTGAAAAATCAAAAGCAATCTATGATTATGTTGCTAAAAACATTGCGTACGATGTAGAAAAATTTAAGACAAATGACTTCAATTGGGATGACAGTGCGCTAAAAACGCTTCAACTAAAGGATGGCGTTTGCCAAGACTATGCTTATCTTGCTATTGCACTCCTGAGAGCCAATCATATTGAAGCGAGGTTCGTCGAAGGCTACGCACCCCAGAAACATGCCTGGGTTGAAGCGAAAATTGATGGTAAATGGCTGACTATGGATCCAACATGGGGGGCAGGATATATTCAAAATAATGTTTTTGTAAAAAAATATACCGATACGTATTTTGATCCAAATATGAAAGAATTCAAAAAAACCCATAAACGTACCGGAATCTCTTATTAGAATAATAATTCAAGGAAGAATAATGAAACACTCAGGCGGCTCCGTTGGCAGCCGTCTTATTTTTTTTCGAGGGTCGTTACTTATCATGGCAACATGATTCATAGTAAACTTAGCTGATACGGCCTTCAAACATACGAATGAGGTGATGACATGAGAATAGCTATTATTGGATTAGGTGATATTGCTAAGAAAGCCTATCTGCCTGTCCTTTCTCAAAAAGAAGGAATTGAACTAGTACTGTGTACAAGAAATGCAGCCACATTAGACGAATTAGCAAGAAAGTATAAGATTAAAGAAAGTGTTCAAACGGTAGAACAACTTCTACAAAAGAACATTACGGCAGCTTTTGTGAGTACGGCTACAGAAGCACATTTTGAAACTGCAGAACAGTTACTTAAGAATGGAATACATGTATACATAGACAAGCCTATCTCCATGAATATAAATGAAACACAAAAAATCGTTAATCTCTCAAAAGAAAGCGGAAAAATCGCCATGGTTGGCTTTAATCGGCGATTTATTCCAAGGGTCAGCGAACTGAGAAACAGCGGCAAACCAAGCTTGATTATCATGCAAAAAAATCGATTTGCGTCTCCAGATATTATAAGACGCTTTGTGGTAGAGGACTTTATCCATGTGGTGGATACCCTCAGATATTTAATGAATACCACCGTTTTGGATGTAAAAGTAGAATACTTAAAAACAGGTGACAAGCTCGATCACTTAGTCATACAGCTTATTGGAGATGGGTGTACCGCTTTAGGAATAATGAACCGCAACGGAGGTGTTACGGAAGAAATAATCGAATATAATGCAGGGCATGACAAATATGTCGTAAGTAGTCTAGTCGAAACCACCCATTTTCATGATAAAGAAATGAGTATTTCAAAGTTTGGAGATTGGGAGCCGACTTTGTACAAACGCGGCTTCTACCAGTTGGTCGATCATTTTATTGAATGTGTGGAGCATAATAAGACTCCAGATCCCTCTATAGAAGACTCTCTCCTAACGCATGAGATCTGTGAACGGATTGTTACCTATATTGAAGCAGAGTCTGGAAAATAACCCTTCAACAAAAAGGTGCAGAAAAAAATCTGTGCCTTTTTGTTATGTAACTACTACATTTACCTCCTAAAACTAATTAAATCCCCTTAAACATTGTATAATTCATGTTAAATACTGTAAAATTTAGTTAACTGAATATTCTTTACTAATATATTAAATTTGTCTAAAGGGGGACTTGCCAATGGCTTGGGATTATGAGTATGACGTTGTTGTTGTCGGTTCTGGTGCAGCAGGTTTTTCGGCCGCAATCACAGCAAAAAAAGAAGGGTTACGAACGCTATTAATTGAAAAAGAAAAACACTTTGGCGGTGCTTCTGCTTTATCAGGCGGCGGTGTTTGGATTCCGAATAACAAATACTTAGTTGAAGCTGGTGCTGCTGATAGTTATGAGGAATCTAAATTATATTTAGATTCTACAGTTGGTGATTTAATAGGTGATAACATTAAAGAGACCTATTTAAAAAAGGGAATTGAAATGTTGGATTATATGCACAACATAGGACCGCACATGAGATTTTCCTATGCGAAAAATTACTCTGACTATTACCCAACGCATCCAGGCGGCAAAGGGCAAGGCCGGTCAATTGAGCCTAAAGTAATTGATTTAAATACATTACAAGATTGGAAGAGTATGCTTCTTCCTCCTTCGATGGATACAAAGGGTTTCGTTATGACAGGACAAGATTTCGTTAAAGTAAATATGATTACTAGAACCTGGGCTGGAAAAAGAGCTTCTGTCACACTGGGGTGGCGATTAATTAAGCACAAAGTATTTAAAAAAGATTACGCCTCTTTAGGAAGAGCTTTAATCGCCAGGTTGGCTTTAACGTACAAGGATTTAAGCGGTGAAATTTGGCTTGAATCACCCTTTATTGATTTTATTTATGAAAACGATCAAGTAACGGGTCTAACCGTAAATAAAAATGGTAAGCAAGTAACCATTAAAATCAATAAAGGTCTTATATTTGGTTCAGGCGGATTCTCAAGAGATCAAGAAAAGCGAGATAAATTTCTTCCAAGTCCACAAAACGTCGAGTGGACAAGTTCGCCAAAAGGTCAAACTGGAGATATTATTGAACCGTTCGCAAAACTACATGCTCAGTTTGGATTGATGGACAGAGTTTGGGGTGCACCTACTGTCATTAATCATTTAGGAATGCCCTTCTTTTTAGTTGCTGATAGAGGTCTTCCGAATATGATCATTGTGGACCAAGACGGAAACAGATATATTAATGAGCCGACTCCATACCATGAGTTCATTGATAAAATGTATGAACATAATGAAAAAACAGGCGGTAAAGCCATTACATCTTGGATTATTTTAGATGCAAGAGCTAAGAAAAGATATCTATTTACTGGTTTATTTCCAGGTCAGGATTTTCCTAAAGAATACTATGAGCATGGTGTTGTTCTGAAAGGCAACACAGTCGAAGAATTAGAAAAGAAATTAACGATTCCAAAGGGAAATCTAGTAAAAACAATGGACAGATTCAATGAATTTGCTCGAAATGGGGAAGATTTAGACTTCCATCGAGGAGAAAATACACATGACAAATATTACGGTGATCCTACTTTACCGAATCCGAATTTACTCGAAATCAATGAGGCCCCCTATTATGCCATGAAAGTTTATCCAGGCGATATTGGAACAAAAGGCGGTGTAGTTACGGACGAATTCGCGAGAGTCGTAAAAGAAGACGGAACTATATTTAATAATGTATATGCTTGTGGAAATTGTTCAGCATCAATTATGGGCCATTCATATCCCGGACCTGGGGCAACGCTAGGACCCGGCATGACCTTTGGTTTCATAGCTTCTATACACTGTAAAGATAAGGTATAAGCGTAATAACAAGCATTTGAATGGACAAGTTCAAGTGCTTTTTTTATGAAGGATTTGAGAAATAAAAAACACACATCTCATTAAAGATGTGTGTACATATATTACTGACTATCTACTTTTTGACCCCTTTTCACTTATAATCACTGTAATAATAGTGCAAAATATCCATTTTTATATAAATATATCCTCCATTTAACTTTATTTTAGTATAATTAGCAATCTATATATTATTTAAAAATAGCATCATTTACAGCAAATCTTTCTATTGAATCTTAATACATAATGCCAAAAAAAAACCTAAAATACCTATAAATAAACAATGTTTGTTAAAAACATAGATTTTTTACAATAATATAGTACAATTGGGAAAGAGAAATGGTGAATGTATTTTCAATACTATTATCATAGGACTTATATCATGTTATTATTTCTTAATTCATTCTTCATCTCGTCTCTAAATAAAACTATAAAGGTGTGTTTGTTTTGAAAGTAAAATTAAAAAGTACAGCTGGATTAACAAAGGAAGTTAAGATTGGTTTCAGTTGGACTACTTTCTTTTTCGGGTTTTTCCCCGCATTATTCCGCGGCGATTTAAAGTGGGCTATAATCATGTTAATTGTTGAATTAGTTCTAGGCTCATTTACATTAGGAATAGGTGCTTGGGTAAGTGGTGTAGTCTTCTCCTTTGTCTACAATAAAATATACATAAAAGAGCTAATTGAAAAAGGTTATATTCCTGCCAATGAACACGCTCAATCTCAGTTGGAACAAAGCCAGATATTAGCACCAACAGCTTAATCAGTTTGATAACTAAAGACCCTTACTCTTTATGAGTAAGGGTCTTTTAGCTTTGTCTCCATTAAATTTCTCACCTTACTTATGATACGGTTCTCCCCGATTGATCCGGTACGCACGATACACCTGTTCCACAAGAATCAATCTCATTAACTGATGCGGGAAGGTCATTCTGGAAAACGACAGCGCTTCATCTGCCCGTTTCATGACCTCTTTGCTAAGACCAAGTGAACCACCTATGATGAAGCAAATTTTGCTTGTACCATAAGTGGCTAGTTTATCAATTGTTTCGGCAAGTTCCTCCGAGGACTTTAATTTGCCTTCGATAGCTAAAGCAATAACGTGGGCATCTGGGTGGATTTTTGAGAGAATACGCTGTCCTTCTTTTTCTTTAATTTGTTCCATTTCTATGTCGCTGAGTGTTTCTGGCGCTTTTTCATCAGCCAGTTCAATCATATCGATTTTTGCGTAAGCAGAAAGTCGCTTAAGATACTCTTCGATTCCTTGTTTTAAGTACTTTTCTTTCAATTTTCCAACGGTAATAATGGTAATATTCATTGATTCCCCTACTTTACAAACGGTTTACGAACAAGTTACAAACAGATTATCCACAGTAGTTATCCACATATCCACAAAAACTATCCACATGTTGTATGCGAATATTAGTTCCCTACCATATATACAGCTTGATTAGGACAATATTCACAGTTT
This window encodes:
- the rlmH gene encoding 23S rRNA (pseudouridine(1915)-N(3))-methyltransferase RlmH, with product MNITIITVGKLKEKYLKQGIEEYLKRLSAYAKIDMIELADEKAPETLSDIEMEQIKEKEGQRILSKIHPDAHVIALAIEGKLKSSEELAETIDKLATYGTSKICFIIGGSLGLSKEVMKRADEALSFSRMTFPHQLMRLILVEQVYRAYRINRGEPYHK
- a CDS encoding transglutaminase domain-containing protein encodes the protein MKDGRIDYDIPLFYGKGLHKLEVLLPDDIRDNYYLPVTTLLIDNQSSTVMKPIEYYSKTMIERGFNLDEPKFGGSETDQTFQIKGSFDSSAELAAKTDHLYISTVKGDDHALDVIPVEDFSYDDSFYLRFGPGTYEVTVSVPEITEKKTNYFRYFSVAQFEVDSTEASDQRDLLPSRGVQSNDAKIIKLAESIVKGKKSEREKSKAIYDYVAKNIAYDVEKFKTNDFNWDDSALKTLQLKDGVCQDYAYLAIALLRANHIEARFVEGYAPQKHAWVEAKIDGKWLTMDPTWGAGYIQNNVFVKKYTDTYFDPNMKEFKKTHKRTGISY
- a CDS encoding Gfo/Idh/MocA family protein, with protein sequence MRIAIIGLGDIAKKAYLPVLSQKEGIELVLCTRNAATLDELARKYKIKESVQTVEQLLQKNITAAFVSTATEAHFETAEQLLKNGIHVYIDKPISMNINETQKIVNLSKESGKIAMVGFNRRFIPRVSELRNSGKPSLIIMQKNRFASPDIIRRFVVEDFIHVVDTLRYLMNTTVLDVKVEYLKTGDKLDHLVIQLIGDGCTALGIMNRNGGVTEEIIEYNAGHDKYVVSSLVETTHFHDKEMSISKFGDWEPTLYKRGFYQLVDHFIECVEHNKTPDPSIEDSLLTHEICERIVTYIEAESGK
- a CDS encoding DUF2628 domain-containing protein, coding for MKVKLKSTAGLTKEVKIGFSWTTFFFGFFPALFRGDLKWAIIMLIVELVLGSFTLGIGAWVSGVVFSFVYNKIYIKELIEKGYIPANEHAQSQLEQSQILAPTA
- a CDS encoding FAD-dependent oxidoreductase, translating into MAWDYEYDVVVVGSGAAGFSAAITAKKEGLRTLLIEKEKHFGGASALSGGGVWIPNNKYLVEAGAADSYEESKLYLDSTVGDLIGDNIKETYLKKGIEMLDYMHNIGPHMRFSYAKNYSDYYPTHPGGKGQGRSIEPKVIDLNTLQDWKSMLLPPSMDTKGFVMTGQDFVKVNMITRTWAGKRASVTLGWRLIKHKVFKKDYASLGRALIARLALTYKDLSGEIWLESPFIDFIYENDQVTGLTVNKNGKQVTIKINKGLIFGSGGFSRDQEKRDKFLPSPQNVEWTSSPKGQTGDIIEPFAKLHAQFGLMDRVWGAPTVINHLGMPFFLVADRGLPNMIIVDQDGNRYINEPTPYHEFIDKMYEHNEKTGGKAITSWIILDARAKKRYLFTGLFPGQDFPKEYYEHGVVLKGNTVEELEKKLTIPKGNLVKTMDRFNEFARNGEDLDFHRGENTHDKYYGDPTLPNPNLLEINEAPYYAMKVYPGDIGTKGGVVTDEFARVVKEDGTIFNNVYACGNCSASIMGHSYPGPGATLGPGMTFGFIASIHCKDKV